The proteins below are encoded in one region of Euryarchaeota archaeon:
- a CDS encoding TATA-box-binding protein: MAKIKIENVVASTSIGSELDLQSIALALDNAEYEPEQFPGLVCRLREPKTAALLFRSGKVVCTGAKSIDAVGKAVDIVTQKIEASGVKVNRHPEITVQNIVASSDLGAELNLNAIAIGLGLEKVEYEPEQFPGLVYRLDVPKVVVLLFGSGKLVCTGARKPEDAEQAVDKITEELKALGLL; the protein is encoded by the coding sequence ATGGCCAAGATAAAGATCGAGAACGTCGTCGCTTCGACCTCCATCGGTTCCGAACTAGACCTCCAGTCTATCGCACTTGCACTTGACAATGCCGAATACGAGCCCGAACAGTTCCCCGGCCTCGTCTGCCGCCTGCGCGAACCGAAGACCGCCGCGCTGCTCTTCAGGAGTGGAAAAGTCGTCTGCACCGGCGCCAAATCCATCGACGCCGTCGGAAAGGCCGTCGACATCGTGACGCAGAAGATCGAAGCGAGCGGCGTCAAGGTGAACCGCCACCCCGAGATAACCGTCCAGAACATCGTCGCTTCGAGCGACTTGGGCGCCGAACTCAACCTCAACGCCATCGCGATAGGTCTCGGCCTCGAGAAGGTCGAGTACGAGCCGGAACAGTTCCCGGGCCTCGTCTATCGCCTCGACGTCCCGAAGGTCGTCGTCCTTCTATTCGGAAGCGGCAAACTCGTGTGCACGGGCGCTAGAAAGCCCGAGGACGCGGAGCAGGCAGTGGACAAGATCACCGAGGAGTTGAAGGCGCTAGGCCTGCTGTAG
- a CDS encoding MoxR family ATPase — translation MAAPQAHLRRIVAQVSEYYLGKERVVDKLLAGVLAGGHVLFQDYPGLGKTLLVKSFAKTVGAEFKRIQFTPDILPSDILGSNIYDSEAKAFRLMKGPIFTNILLADEINRSPPKTQSALLEAMEERQVTIDGRSLPLPNPFFVLATQNPIEQEGTYPLPEAQLDRFTMILSTGYPDSVELEGEILEKRIGWKRDDPTDRIQPTVTLDELLRLRSVVETVYVDREIILYISKLVRGIRAHPFVQVGPSPRGSLSLLKVARAGALLAGRDYVIPDDVKRFAQECLVHRTILKVEHALEGRTPVEALSTVLSNTALPTGLGVRK, via the coding sequence ATGGCTGCGCCACAGGCTCACCTTCGCCGGATCGTCGCCCAGGTGAGCGAGTACTACCTTGGCAAGGAACGCGTGGTCGACAAGCTCCTCGCGGGCGTACTTGCCGGTGGGCACGTCCTCTTCCAGGATTACCCAGGCCTCGGAAAGACGCTTCTCGTCAAATCCTTCGCAAAGACCGTGGGCGCGGAGTTCAAGAGGATCCAGTTCACGCCCGACATCCTCCCAAGCGACATCCTTGGAAGCAACATCTACGACTCCGAGGCGAAGGCGTTCCGCCTCATGAAGGGGCCGATCTTCACGAACATCCTCCTCGCCGACGAGATCAACCGTTCGCCGCCGAAGACTCAATCCGCCCTCCTGGAGGCCATGGAGGAAAGGCAAGTGACGATAGACGGCAGGAGCCTACCGCTCCCGAACCCATTCTTCGTCCTCGCCACCCAGAACCCCATCGAGCAGGAAGGCACCTACCCGCTCCCGGAAGCACAGCTCGACCGCTTCACCATGATCCTCTCGACGGGTTACCCGGATTCGGTGGAGCTTGAGGGCGAGATCCTCGAAAAGAGGATCGGGTGGAAACGCGACGACCCCACGGACAGGATCCAACCGACCGTGACCCTCGACGAACTGTTGCGGCTGCGCTCCGTCGTCGAGACCGTGTACGTCGACCGGGAGATAATCCTCTACATCTCGAAGCTCGTGCGCGGCATCAGGGCCCACCCCTTCGTCCAAGTGGGCCCAAGTCCTCGAGGCAGCCTGTCGCTTCTCAAAGTGGCGCGCGCAGGGGCGCTTCTAGCAGGACGCGACTACGTAATCCCCGACGACGTGAAGCGTTTCGCACAGGAATGCCTCGTGCATCGCACCATCCTCAAGGTGGAACATGCGCTCGAAGGGCGAACACCCGTCGAGGCGCTCTCCACCGTTCTTTCTAACACGGCGCTTCCGACCGGTCTCGGCGTGAGGAAATGA
- a CDS encoding DUF58 domain-containing protein — protein sequence MAIALGVFLGNPPVMLFGFTLLVGALAAAAPATLKTPKVGRSIRVTRTTQATTFDEESAELEGLELSKPGRRATVGEEIAVEWDVSAGPGLALVHDDLPAHVELTHGTNFRLHDCDTGPLTSSYRFRATRRGACDVPPTQVYRFHPFGLDESTGSPVGETETIEVEDSTAEVLRMKRMRARGKTTTPDEDRITQGVKTTDFREIRQYSMGDPLKIINWRATAKRSTGPRLELMVNEYEIEGKRAAWFFLDAGAYMEVGTNALNLLDFSADAALGLVSYLSERNFRVGGTIYNAAEPVVFYPDTGRRQSMKVRDALAKLRPAATADGLPVAVERVKGFLAREKPVVFVLSRVECAYEMNVEGVRRIRSYAGSRASRAAPIVWLSPTVDSTVEESDEASGMALAILGYDAQRKARALRRLGVSLLQWDPFEEPVGSALMRGIER from the coding sequence ATGGCAATCGCGCTCGGCGTTTTCCTTGGGAATCCGCCGGTGATGCTTTTTGGTTTCACGTTGCTGGTCGGCGCCCTTGCGGCCGCCGCGCCGGCGACCCTAAAGACGCCAAAGGTCGGGCGTTCCATCCGCGTCACGCGGACGACCCAAGCCACGACCTTCGACGAGGAAAGCGCCGAACTCGAAGGCCTCGAGCTTTCAAAGCCCGGCAGAAGGGCAACGGTCGGTGAGGAGATAGCCGTCGAATGGGACGTTTCCGCGGGCCCCGGCCTCGCCCTCGTCCACGACGACCTTCCCGCGCACGTGGAGTTGACGCACGGCACCAACTTCCGTCTTCACGACTGCGACACGGGCCCTCTCACGTCCTCGTACAGGTTCCGCGCGACGCGCCGCGGGGCCTGCGACGTGCCTCCGACGCAAGTGTACCGCTTCCACCCTTTCGGGCTTGACGAGTCGACCGGTTCCCCCGTCGGGGAGACGGAAACGATCGAGGTCGAGGATTCCACGGCTGAGGTGCTGCGCATGAAGAGGATGCGCGCCCGCGGGAAGACGACGACCCCCGACGAGGACCGGATAACGCAAGGCGTCAAGACCACGGATTTCCGGGAGATCCGCCAATACTCGATGGGCGACCCGTTGAAGATCATCAATTGGCGGGCGACGGCCAAGCGCTCGACCGGCCCTCGCCTCGAACTGATGGTGAACGAGTACGAGATCGAGGGAAAGCGCGCCGCTTGGTTCTTCCTCGACGCGGGGGCCTACATGGAGGTCGGGACGAACGCCTTGAACCTGCTCGACTTCAGCGCCGACGCTGCACTCGGGCTTGTGAGCTACCTTTCGGAGCGGAATTTCCGCGTGGGCGGCACGATATACAACGCCGCGGAGCCCGTCGTCTTCTACCCGGATACAGGGAGACGCCAATCGATGAAAGTGCGGGACGCCCTTGCGAAACTGCGGCCCGCCGCCACGGCCGACGGGCTACCTGTCGCCGTCGAACGCGTCAAGGGATTCCTCGCGCGCGAGAAACCGGTCGTCTTCGTCCTTAGCCGGGTGGAATGCGCGTACGAGATGAACGTCGAGGGCGTGCGACGCATAAGGAGTTACGCGGGGAGCCGCGCTTCGAGGGCGGCCCCGATCGTCTGGCTTTCGCCGACCGTCGACTCGACGGTCGAAGAATCGGACGAGGCGAGCGGCATGGCCCTCGCGATCCTAGGGTACGACGCGCAACGGAAGGCCCGCGCGCTTCGACGCCTCGGCGTCTCGCTTCTCCAATGGGACCCCTTCGAGGAGCCCGTGGGGTCGGCCTTGATGAGGGGGATCGAGCGTTGA
- a CDS encoding winged helix-turn-helix transcriptional regulator, with amino-acid sequence MRQVSKAVLVGVTVILLFFPLAAAETTELSVEAPFKVLGDTKAEFESGWLVAWAPEGRDVAGDEFSLSASSIPFAEIKVYNYTTECTVVDFSNPPTFSCQFDPEASPVEVDYADEGPLSDVRVEPLDDFVFVARLGQGIAEEAPVTRGTLEVSTIEEGDSSTLSALESRRYIYATAQSEIWSETECGSRVCQPYGVRFEKDRPYLELENGLATVSGGSHIYIFNGKLQFHDLSKPDGRTTELMAGRTAYTDMQNGIPTRQVVTVTWIVLTDWTGGYDIQSSLPMRAFSQGSEVVQYKGLMDFKDPTGSAAINGNLTEFVGEDTEIAGEMTVMGIDAGSHRSGGTTLTFQVLNDAAPPIPPTPPPIVEDEGFARGVVAATAATSSLGLAAYFWPRLKWLATVPLIPLYTRIAKDEVLEHGKREEIYNLIREEPGIHAHEISSRAQIGWGTTVYHLRMLETNKLVTAQYSGRYKRFFANTGGFSQNKDMYAALKNPTTAKIAQEILRNPGITQKDISKAIGITPSLVSWHIGKLEEANLVRRVKEGRLARHYAGDGWKTLNLQLPGTPIGGEAPPGERGAA; translated from the coding sequence ATGAGGCAGGTCTCTAAGGCCGTCCTGGTCGGGGTCACGGTAATCTTGCTTTTTTTCCCGCTGGCCGCCGCCGAGACGACCGAATTGTCCGTCGAGGCGCCTTTCAAAGTGCTCGGCGACACCAAGGCCGAATTCGAGTCCGGGTGGCTTGTCGCATGGGCACCCGAGGGCCGAGACGTGGCGGGCGACGAGTTCAGCCTCTCGGCCAGCAGCATCCCCTTTGCCGAGATCAAGGTCTACAACTACACGACGGAGTGCACCGTCGTCGACTTCAGCAACCCCCCGACTTTCTCGTGCCAGTTCGACCCCGAAGCAAGTCCGGTGGAAGTGGACTACGCGGACGAGGGGCCGCTCTCAGACGTCCGGGTCGAACCGCTTGACGACTTCGTCTTCGTGGCACGCCTCGGCCAGGGGATAGCGGAGGAGGCTCCGGTGACCCGCGGGACCCTCGAGGTCTCCACCATCGAAGAGGGCGACTCTTCGACTTTGAGCGCGCTTGAGTCCAGGCGCTACATCTACGCGACGGCCCAATCCGAAATCTGGTCGGAGACCGAGTGCGGGAGCAGGGTATGCCAACCGTATGGCGTGCGGTTCGAAAAGGATCGGCCGTACCTCGAGTTGGAGAACGGGTTGGCCACCGTCTCGGGTGGATCGCACATCTACATCTTCAACGGCAAGTTGCAGTTCCACGACCTGTCGAAGCCGGATGGCCGAACGACGGAACTCATGGCCGGCAGGACCGCCTACACGGACATGCAAAACGGCATCCCCACCCGGCAAGTGGTCACGGTCACGTGGATAGTGTTGACCGATTGGACCGGCGGCTACGATATCCAAAGCTCATTGCCCATGCGCGCCTTCTCGCAAGGAAGCGAGGTCGTCCAATACAAGGGGCTAATGGACTTCAAAGACCCCACCGGTTCCGCCGCGATCAACGGGAACCTCACGGAATTCGTGGGCGAGGACACGGAGATCGCCGGCGAGATGACCGTGATGGGGATCGACGCCGGCTCCCACCGCTCGGGCGGGACCACGCTGACTTTCCAGGTACTCAACGATGCCGCGCCGCCGATACCCCCGACGCCGCCCCCGATCGTCGAGGACGAAGGCTTCGCGCGTGGCGTCGTCGCCGCGACCGCCGCGACCTCAAGCCTTGGCCTTGCCGCTTACTTCTGGCCTCGCCTCAAATGGCTCGCGACCGTGCCTCTCATACCGCTCTACACGCGAATCGCGAAGGACGAGGTGCTGGAGCACGGCAAACGGGAGGAGATCTACAATCTCATCCGCGAAGAGCCGGGAATCCACGCTCACGAGATCAGTTCCAGGGCGCAGATAGGGTGGGGCACGACCGTGTACCATCTTCGGATGCTGGAGACGAACAAACTCGTTACCGCGCAGTATTCCGGCCGCTACAAGCGGTTCTTCGCGAACACCGGTGGGTTCTCCCAGAACAAGGACATGTACGCGGCGTTGAAGAACCCGACCACCGCGAAGATTGCCCAAGAGATACTCAGGAACCCCGGCATCACGCAGAAGGACATCAGCAAGGCCATCGGCATCACGCCGAGCCTCGTTTCCTGGCACATCGGCAAGTTGGAAGAGGCGAACCTTGTCCGCAGGGTGAAGGAAGGAAGGCTCGCACGGCATTACGCGGGCGACGGGTGGAAGACCTTGAACCTCCAGTTGCCGGGCACGCCCATAGGCGGCGAGGCTCCGCCCGGCGAGCGCGGTGCGGCATAA
- a CDS encoding NUDIX domain-containing protein → MQARPVVTVFVRHEGRLLLLRRSNRVGSYRGLWGTIAGHIEKCTAREQALREIREETGLSEGDVTLFAEGPSWTLEDGDLGIAWVIHPFLFETMAPQKVRLDWEHTAIEWVRPEGLSEKPCVPGLSESLSRVLAQ, encoded by the coding sequence ATGCAGGCCCGTCCGGTCGTCACGGTCTTCGTTCGGCACGAAGGGAGGCTGCTCTTGCTTCGCCGGTCGAACCGCGTCGGGAGTTACCGTGGCCTCTGGGGCACGATAGCCGGGCACATCGAAAAGTGCACTGCCCGGGAGCAAGCGCTTCGCGAGATCCGCGAGGAGACGGGCCTTTCCGAAGGCGATGTGACGCTTTTCGCGGAGGGGCCGTCGTGGACCCTGGAGGACGGCGACCTCGGCATCGCGTGGGTGATACACCCGTTCCTTTTCGAGACCATGGCGCCGCAGAAGGTAAGACTCGATTGGGAGCACACGGCGATCGAATGGGTACGCCCCGAGGGACTTTCCGAGAAGCCTTGCGTCCCCGGTCTATCCGAAAGCCTTTCCCGCGTCCTCGCACAATAA
- a CDS encoding Mrr restriction system protein yields the protein MVELEKKRVGEFQRAAFELLLHHPDGLHVQEIVAELPRILNLTDFEKAPYPKEPNVPRYTKIVRFATISTVKAGWLIKNKGRWTLTREGKAAFEDFTDPEKFNDEARRLYKEWKSTQPEYLDDADDPQGLESAAALTTATYEEADELAWSQIDQHLRSMPPYDVQRVVAALLRAMGYHVSWLAPPGKDGGVDIIAGNDPLGTKPPRIKVQVKRQVQKVDVETLRSFLSLLGHDDVGLYVSIGGFTKDAEDLARAQETRRITLLDADRFFDLWIDHYAKVREAEQNLLPLKPIWYLAPVE from the coding sequence TTGGTGGAACTTGAGAAAAAGCGCGTCGGGGAATTTCAGCGGGCTGCCTTCGAACTCCTTCTTCATCATCCTGACGGCCTACACGTTCAAGAAATCGTGGCCGAACTTCCCAGAATCTTGAACCTTACGGATTTTGAAAAGGCGCCTTATCCCAAGGAGCCCAACGTACCGCGCTACACAAAGATAGTACGATTCGCCACCATCTCGACGGTGAAGGCGGGATGGCTAATAAAAAACAAAGGGCGGTGGACCCTCACTCGCGAAGGGAAAGCCGCCTTTGAAGACTTCACGGACCCCGAGAAGTTCAACGACGAGGCACGTAGACTTTACAAGGAATGGAAATCGACGCAGCCCGAGTACCTTGATGACGCCGACGACCCTCAAGGCCTTGAATCAGCCGCGGCCCTTACAACGGCCACCTACGAGGAAGCTGACGAACTCGCATGGAGCCAGATTGATCAACACCTTCGGTCCATGCCGCCCTATGACGTCCAGAGAGTAGTGGCCGCACTCCTTCGCGCTATGGGTTATCATGTCTCCTGGCTTGCTCCCCCGGGCAAAGACGGGGGCGTTGATATTATCGCCGGCAATGACCCCCTCGGCACAAAGCCGCCGCGCATCAAGGTCCAAGTCAAACGCCAGGTGCAGAAGGTGGATGTAGAAACCCTACGATCGTTTCTGTCCCTTCTCGGCCACGACGACGTCGGCCTCTACGTTTCAATCGGTGGCTTCACCAAGGATGCCGAGGATTTGGCCCGCGCGCAAGAAACGCGGCGAATTACGCTCTTGGACGCAGACCGATTCTTCGATCTTTGGATCGACCACTATGCGAAAGTTCGCGAGGCCGAACAAAACCTGTTGCCACTAAAGCCAATTTGGTACTTGGCGCCGGTGGAATAG
- a CDS encoding orotidine 5'-phosphate decarboxylase has product MARKSARASTIGTRKATASSPASAKASKGQRVKLQVALDLVNLHRALEIGREAVAGGADWVEAGTPLIKSEGLDAVRSLRKEFPSNDIVADMKIMDTGGLETEMAIKAGASVVGVLGVSDDGTIMEAVEAARKYGGKVIVDLIGVKDTPKRAAEAERLGAHLVALHIGVDEQMKGGSPIEMVRDVVKATSLPVAVAGGLTSETVAPLVEAGASVIIVGGAITKAKDATAATRAIRKAIDEVKSVPSAGMKKFSSAEIREALMIASSPNVSDAMHREGAMDGINAVLIGAKAVGPALTVSTMDGDWAKPVEAIDQAEPGTIIVVKVHGDKRAVWGELASHTSKAKGLAGVVIDGSIRDVDEIRRIAFPAWARLIRPNAGDPKGFGEIGVEIEAGGQRVRTDDWIVADENGVVVLPRERAQEIANRAVDVKEQEDRLREEIARGSTLSKVLKLKKWEKTVG; this is encoded by the coding sequence ATGGCGCGAAAGTCCGCGCGCGCGTCCACGATAGGCACGCGCAAAGCGACCGCTTCGTCCCCGGCGTCCGCGAAAGCATCAAAGGGCCAGCGCGTGAAACTCCAAGTCGCCCTCGACCTCGTGAACCTCCATCGCGCGCTCGAAATCGGGCGCGAGGCTGTCGCGGGTGGGGCCGATTGGGTCGAGGCCGGTACACCCCTCATCAAGTCCGAGGGACTCGACGCGGTGCGCTCGCTCCGGAAGGAATTCCCAAGTAACGACATCGTCGCCGACATGAAGATCATGGACACGGGTGGACTCGAAACGGAGATGGCCATCAAGGCCGGCGCGTCGGTCGTTGGCGTGCTCGGCGTCTCTGATGACGGCACCATCATGGAGGCCGTGGAAGCGGCGCGAAAATACGGGGGCAAAGTGATCGTGGACCTCATCGGAGTCAAAGACACACCGAAACGTGCGGCCGAGGCAGAAAGACTCGGTGCGCACCTGGTCGCTCTCCACATCGGCGTCGACGAACAGATGAAGGGCGGCTCGCCCATCGAGATGGTACGGGACGTCGTCAAAGCGACGTCGCTACCCGTCGCGGTCGCGGGCGGCCTCACGTCCGAGACGGTGGCGCCTCTTGTCGAGGCTGGCGCCTCGGTAATCATCGTGGGCGGAGCGATAACCAAGGCGAAGGACGCGACTGCGGCAACGCGCGCGATCCGCAAGGCCATCGACGAGGTCAAATCGGTGCCGAGCGCCGGCATGAAGAAGTTCTCGTCAGCGGAGATCCGCGAGGCGCTCATGATCGCCAGTTCCCCGAACGTGAGCGACGCGATGCACCGGGAGGGCGCCATGGACGGGATCAACGCGGTTCTCATCGGAGCCAAAGCGGTGGGACCTGCCCTGACGGTGAGCACGATGGACGGCGATTGGGCGAAACCCGTGGAGGCGATAGACCAGGCTGAACCCGGGACCATCATCGTTGTAAAAGTGCATGGGGACAAGAGGGCCGTGTGGGGGGAATTGGCGAGCCACACGTCGAAAGCGAAAGGACTCGCTGGCGTCGTCATCGACGGTTCGATACGCGACGTGGACGAGATCCGGCGGATAGCGTTCCCAGCGTGGGCCCGCCTCATCCGACCGAACGCGGGCGACCCGAAGGGCTTTGGCGAGATCGGCGTCGAGATAGAAGCCGGCGGGCAACGCGTTCGCACCGATGACTGGATCGTCGCCGACGAGAACGGCGTCGTCGTGTTGCCGCGCGAGCGGGCGCAGGAGATCGCGAACCGCGCCGTCGACGTGAAGGAGCAGGAGGACCGCTTGAGAGAGGAGATCGCGCGGGGCTCCACTTTGTCTAAGGTCCTCAAGTTGAAGAAATGGGAGAAGACGGTGGGGTGA